In Odontesthes bonariensis isolate fOdoBon6 chromosome 6, fOdoBon6.hap1, whole genome shotgun sequence, one genomic interval encodes:
- the pxnb gene encoding paxillin isoform X4, with the protein MDDLDALLADLESTTSHISKRPVFLPDETPYSIPTGGHSYQDVSVPPPVPPPPSAEALNGSLTDQTDSHHSSQQSLGSAQKSSWSRDSSSSPLSHIEEDHVYSFPNKQKTSDSSSAAMTSALGSNLSELDRLLLELNAVQQSSPSFPTTEEAAPPLPSCSITHYENGGAPDILVSPPIQEKPKRNGTRLDEPRPSVESLLDELEGSVPSPRPSPRHSDLDTLSQQQARISASCATRELDELMASLSDFKPNSLGSLLDPAGVSSNSDHPPVFFSVTPVASSSLSLSHSPTSPLHSLNSGLELHIDEDGGDGGMLMPRKSRLPLHSPTSSLSAASDIDLDSAIDVSAAMLSAQTKSLLVLSQSAPSNSSLLRSNSSPSNTTTPSLTSVNTVLENKSSKSPSPSVERISPSATFSNASRAPETMSKVSASFYDHDLNFSTPLPSKSLTPPLSTPSPLPAAVFISPPSLHPQSNTSSPSPAYALMIPSYHAQRDTPPAVQHPPESEPSLDEALDKLLAMSFAQNHTREHEQPQLMEAQELHEELILPMDRSAVHPDTFTSATNSDSVDGGTDGNGDLDWADEELSMSLHDGLDGTMTPYTERLYTDGSMTPLTEASWMDESMTPSSCPGTPDAALDLPLLQTPTMDRMSATGHIMAQGKGGLPGGPPTQVNKLDNMLGSLQSDLNKLGVQTVAKGVCGACCKPIVGQVVTAMGRTWHPEHFVCTHCQEEIGSRNFFEREGQPYCEKDYHNLFSPRCYYCNGPILDKVVTALDRTWHPEHFFCAQCGSFFGPEGFHEKDGKAYCRKDYFDMFAPKCGGCARAILENYISALNCLWHPECFVCRECFTPFVNGSFFEHDGQPYCEVHYHERRGSLCSGCQKPITGRCITAMSKKFHPEHFVCAFCLKQLNKGTFKEQNDKPYCHGCFIKLFS; encoded by the exons ACGCGTTGCTGGCAGACCTGGAATCTACAACTTCCCACATCTCAAAACGACCAGTCTTCTTGCCCGACGAGACCCCCTACTCCATCCCTACGGGAGGGCACTCCTATCAAGATGTGTCAGTGCCACCTCCAGTCCCTCCTCCACCCTCCGCTGAAGCTCTGAATGGGTCCCTGACAGATCAGACAGACTCCCACCACTCCTCCCAGCAG tctttagGTTCAGCCCAGAAGAGCTCATGGTCCCGGGACAGTAGCAGTTCTCCATTGTCTCACATTGAAGAGGACCACGTTTATAG TTttccaaacaaacagaaaacgtCCGACTCATCATCGGCAGCCATGACCTCTGCCCTGGGAAGTAACCTCTCGGAGCTTGACAGGCTTCTGCTGGAGCTTAACGCAGTGCAGCAGAGTTCCCCTTCCTTCCCCACCACAG AGGAGGCAGCTCCACCCTTACCATCCTGCAGCATCACCCACTATGAGAACGGCGGCGCCCCTGACATTCTCGTAAGCCCCCCAATTCAGGAGAAACCAAAGAGAAACGGAACAAGACTGGATGAACCCCGACCCAGCGTAGAGAGTCTGCTGGACGAGCTGGAGGGCTCAGTGCCCTCACCCAG GCCCTCCCCTCGACACAGTGATTTGGATACATTGTCTCAACAGCAAGCCAGAATTTCAGCTTCCTGTGCCACCAGAGAGCTAGATGAACTGATGGCCTCTCTGTCTGACTTTAAG CCCAATTCTTTGGGGTCCCTGCTCGACCCAGCAGGGGTGTCTTCCAACTCTGACCATCCTCCAGTCTTCTTCTCCGTTACCCCAGTGGCTTCTTCTTCCCTTAGTCTGTCCCACTCGcccacctctcctctccactcTTTGAATTCTGGTCTAGAGCTGCACATAGATGAGGATGGAGGGGATGGTGGCATGTTGATGCCCCGTAAGAGCCGTCTCCCTCTCCACAGCCCTACATCCTCCCTTTCCGCAGCCAGTGACATAGACCTGGACTCTGCCATCgatgtctctgctgccatgctCTCAGCCCAAACCAAGTCCCTGCTAGTACTCTCTCAGTCTGCTCCCTCTAATTCCAGTTTGTTGAGAAGTAACTCGAGTCCTTCCAATACCACCACCCCCTCACTTACCTCAGTTAACACTGTCCTGGAGAACAAGTCCTCCAAGTCCCCTAGTCCATCTGTAGAGCGGATATCCCCCTCAGCCACTTTTAGTAATGCATCTCGTGCTCCTGAGACTATGAGCAAAGTTTCTGCTTCTTTTTATGACCACGATTTGAATTTCTCCACACCCCTTCCTTCGAAAAGCCTCACCCCTCCGCTCTCAACACCTTCACCCCTCCCTGCTGCTGTCTTTATATCTCCACCTTCTTTGCATCCCCAATCAAACACATCCTCACCGTCTCCAGCCTATGCATTGATGATACCATCATACCATGCCCAGAGAGACACCCCCCCTGCTGTGCAGCATCCCCCTGAATCTGAGCCCTCCTTGGATGAGGCACTAGACAAGCTGTTAGCAATGAGTTTTGCACAAAATCACACAAGAGAACATGAGCAGCCACAGCTGATGGAAGCACAGGAGTTGCATGAGGAGCTTATCCTGCCCATGGACAGAAGCGCTGTGCACCCTGACACTTTCACCAGTGCCACCAACAGTGACTCAGTGGACGGAGGCACTGATGGAAACGGCGATCTGGACTGGGCTGACGAGGAGCTGTCCATGTCCTTGCATGATGGACTGGATGGCACCATGACGCCTTACACTGAGAGGCTGTACACAGATGGCAGCATGACCCCACTGACAGAAGCCAGCTGGATGGATGAATCCATGACCCCATCCTCGTGCCCCGGGACCCCTGACGCTGCCCTAGACCTGCCTCTGCTGCAGACTCCCACTATGGACAGAATGTCTGCAACAGGACAT ATTATGGCCCAAGGGAAAGGAGGTCTTCCTGGTGGGCCCCCGACACAGGTCAACAAACTGGACAACATGCTTGGTAGCCTGCAGTCTGACCTCAACAAACTGGGGGTGCAGACGGTAGCTAAAGGAGTTTGCGGTGCCTGCTGTAAGCCAATTGTTGGACAG GTGGTGACTGCCATGGGCCGCACATGGCACCCAGAACACTTTGTGTGTACACACTGCCAAGAGGAGATTGGCTCCAGGAACTTTTTTGAGCGAGAAGGACAGCCATACTGTGAGAAAGATTACCATAATCTGTTCTCTCCACGATGCTACTACTGCAACGGGCCCATACTGGAT AAAGTCGTTACGGCGCTGGACAGGACATGGCATCCTGAACACTTCTTCTGCGCTCAGTGTGGATCATTTTTCGGCCCAGAAG GTTTTCATGAAAAGGATGGAAAAGCGTACTGCAGGAAGGATTACTTTGATATGTTTGCACCAAAATGTGGTGGCTGTGCCCGAGCCATTCTGGAGAATTACATCTCGGCGCTCAACTGTCTTTGGCATCCAGAGTGTTTTGTTTGCAGG GAGTGCTTCACCCCGTTTGTGAATGGAAGCTTCTTTGAGCACGATGGCCAACCCTACTGTGAAGTGCACTACCACGAGCGGCGCGGATCCCTCTGCTCTGGCTGTCAGAAGCCCATCACAGGACGCTGTATCACGGCAATGTCCAAGAAGTTCCACCCGGAGCACTTTGTCTGTGCCTTCTGCTTGAAGCAACTCAACAAAGGCACTTTCAAAGAGCAAAACGACAAACCCTACTGCCACGGCTGCTTCATCAAACTGTTCAGTTAA
- the pxnb gene encoding paxillin isoform X5, which translates to MDDLDALLADLESTTSHISKRPVFLPDETPYSIPTGGHSYQDVSVPPPVPPPPSAEALNGSLTDQTDSHHSSQQSLGSAQKSSWSRDSSSSPLSHIEEDHVYSFPNKQKTSDSSSAAMTSALGSNLSELDRLLLELNAVQQSSPSFPTTEEAAPPLPSCSITHYENGGAPDILVSPPIQEKPKRNGTRLDEPRPSVESLLDELEGSVPSPRPSPRHSDLDTLSQQQARISASCATRELDELMASLSDFKIMAQGKGGLPGGPPTQVNKLDNMLGSLQSDLNKLGVQTVAKGVCGACCKPIVGQVVTAMGRTWHPEHFVCTHCQEEIGSRNFFEREGQPYCEKDYHNLFSPRCYYCNGPILDKVVTALDRTWHPEHFFCAQCGSFFGPEGFHEKDGKAYCRKDYFDMFAPKCGGCARAILENYISALNCLWHPECFVCRECFTPFVNGSFFEHDGQPYCEVHYHERRGSLCSGCQKPITGRCITAMSKKFHPEHFVCAFCLKQLNKGTFKEQNDKPYCHGCFIKLFS; encoded by the exons ACGCGTTGCTGGCAGACCTGGAATCTACAACTTCCCACATCTCAAAACGACCAGTCTTCTTGCCCGACGAGACCCCCTACTCCATCCCTACGGGAGGGCACTCCTATCAAGATGTGTCAGTGCCACCTCCAGTCCCTCCTCCACCCTCCGCTGAAGCTCTGAATGGGTCCCTGACAGATCAGACAGACTCCCACCACTCCTCCCAGCAG tctttagGTTCAGCCCAGAAGAGCTCATGGTCCCGGGACAGTAGCAGTTCTCCATTGTCTCACATTGAAGAGGACCACGTTTATAG TTttccaaacaaacagaaaacgtCCGACTCATCATCGGCAGCCATGACCTCTGCCCTGGGAAGTAACCTCTCGGAGCTTGACAGGCTTCTGCTGGAGCTTAACGCAGTGCAGCAGAGTTCCCCTTCCTTCCCCACCACAG AGGAGGCAGCTCCACCCTTACCATCCTGCAGCATCACCCACTATGAGAACGGCGGCGCCCCTGACATTCTCGTAAGCCCCCCAATTCAGGAGAAACCAAAGAGAAACGGAACAAGACTGGATGAACCCCGACCCAGCGTAGAGAGTCTGCTGGACGAGCTGGAGGGCTCAGTGCCCTCACCCAG GCCCTCCCCTCGACACAGTGATTTGGATACATTGTCTCAACAGCAAGCCAGAATTTCAGCTTCCTGTGCCACCAGAGAGCTAGATGAACTGATGGCCTCTCTGTCTGACTTTAAG ATTATGGCCCAAGGGAAAGGAGGTCTTCCTGGTGGGCCCCCGACACAGGTCAACAAACTGGACAACATGCTTGGTAGCCTGCAGTCTGACCTCAACAAACTGGGGGTGCAGACGGTAGCTAAAGGAGTTTGCGGTGCCTGCTGTAAGCCAATTGTTGGACAG GTGGTGACTGCCATGGGCCGCACATGGCACCCAGAACACTTTGTGTGTACACACTGCCAAGAGGAGATTGGCTCCAGGAACTTTTTTGAGCGAGAAGGACAGCCATACTGTGAGAAAGATTACCATAATCTGTTCTCTCCACGATGCTACTACTGCAACGGGCCCATACTGGAT AAAGTCGTTACGGCGCTGGACAGGACATGGCATCCTGAACACTTCTTCTGCGCTCAGTGTGGATCATTTTTCGGCCCAGAAG GTTTTCATGAAAAGGATGGAAAAGCGTACTGCAGGAAGGATTACTTTGATATGTTTGCACCAAAATGTGGTGGCTGTGCCCGAGCCATTCTGGAGAATTACATCTCGGCGCTCAACTGTCTTTGGCATCCAGAGTGTTTTGTTTGCAGG GAGTGCTTCACCCCGTTTGTGAATGGAAGCTTCTTTGAGCACGATGGCCAACCCTACTGTGAAGTGCACTACCACGAGCGGCGCGGATCCCTCTGCTCTGGCTGTCAGAAGCCCATCACAGGACGCTGTATCACGGCAATGTCCAAGAAGTTCCACCCGGAGCACTTTGTCTGTGCCTTCTGCTTGAAGCAACTCAACAAAGGCACTTTCAAAGAGCAAAACGACAAACCCTACTGCCACGGCTGCTTCATCAAACTGTTCAGTTAA
- the pxnb gene encoding paxillin isoform X3, producing MDDLDALLADLESTTSHISKRPVFLPDETPYSIPTGGHSYQDVSVPPPVPPPPSAEALNGSLTDQTDSHHSSQQSLGSAQKSSWSRDSSSSPLSHIEEDHVYSFPNKQKTSDSSSAAMTSALGSNLSELDRLLLELNAVQQSSPSFPTTEEAAPPLPSCSITHYENGGAPDILVSPPIQEKPKRNGTRLDEPRPSVESLLDELEGSVPSPRPSPRHSDLDTLSQQQARISASCATRELDELMASLSDFKPNSLGSLLDPAGVSSNSDHPPVFFSVTPVASSSLSLSHSPTSPLHSLNSGLELHIDEDGGDGGMLMPRKSRLPLHSPTSSLSAASDIDLDSAIDVSAAMLSAQTKSLLVLSQSAPSNSSLLRSNSSPSNTTTPSLTSVNTVLENKSSKSPSPSVERISPSATFSNASRAPETMSKVSASFYDHDLNFSTPLPSKSLTPPLSTPSPLPAAVFISPPSLHPQSNTSSPSPAYALMIPSYHAQRDTPPAVQHPPESEPSLDEALDKLLAMSFAQNHTREHEQPQLMEAQELHEELILPMDRSAVHPDTFTSATNSDSVDGGTDGNGDLDWADEELSMSLHDGLDGTMTPYTERLYTDGSMTPLTEASWMDESMTPSSCPGTPDAALDLPLLQTPTMDRMSATGHIKSVIKRTKETPNVHPMYRDGHLRRKMGPIIVNKSTSQDRLIEELQGKLGIARSERRRKQSDDGLTEGVLIMSKPQRFGSEVDKIMAQGKGGLPGGPPTQVNKLDNMLGSLQSDLNKLGVQTVAKGVCGACCKPIVGQVVTAMGRTWHPEHFVCTHCQEEIGSRNFFEREGQPYCEKDYHNLFSPRCYYCNGPILDKVVTALDRTWHPEHFFCAQCGSFFGPEGFHEKDGKAYCRKDYFDMFAPKCGGCARAILENYISALNCLWHPECFVCRECFTPFVNGSFFEHDGQPYCEVHYHERRGSLCSGCQKPITGRCITAMSKKFHPEHFVCAFCLKQLNKGTFKEQNDKPYCHGCFIKLFS from the exons ACGCGTTGCTGGCAGACCTGGAATCTACAACTTCCCACATCTCAAAACGACCAGTCTTCTTGCCCGACGAGACCCCCTACTCCATCCCTACGGGAGGGCACTCCTATCAAGATGTGTCAGTGCCACCTCCAGTCCCTCCTCCACCCTCCGCTGAAGCTCTGAATGGGTCCCTGACAGATCAGACAGACTCCCACCACTCCTCCCAGCAG tctttagGTTCAGCCCAGAAGAGCTCATGGTCCCGGGACAGTAGCAGTTCTCCATTGTCTCACATTGAAGAGGACCACGTTTATAG TTttccaaacaaacagaaaacgtCCGACTCATCATCGGCAGCCATGACCTCTGCCCTGGGAAGTAACCTCTCGGAGCTTGACAGGCTTCTGCTGGAGCTTAACGCAGTGCAGCAGAGTTCCCCTTCCTTCCCCACCACAG AGGAGGCAGCTCCACCCTTACCATCCTGCAGCATCACCCACTATGAGAACGGCGGCGCCCCTGACATTCTCGTAAGCCCCCCAATTCAGGAGAAACCAAAGAGAAACGGAACAAGACTGGATGAACCCCGACCCAGCGTAGAGAGTCTGCTGGACGAGCTGGAGGGCTCAGTGCCCTCACCCAG GCCCTCCCCTCGACACAGTGATTTGGATACATTGTCTCAACAGCAAGCCAGAATTTCAGCTTCCTGTGCCACCAGAGAGCTAGATGAACTGATGGCCTCTCTGTCTGACTTTAAG CCCAATTCTTTGGGGTCCCTGCTCGACCCAGCAGGGGTGTCTTCCAACTCTGACCATCCTCCAGTCTTCTTCTCCGTTACCCCAGTGGCTTCTTCTTCCCTTAGTCTGTCCCACTCGcccacctctcctctccactcTTTGAATTCTGGTCTAGAGCTGCACATAGATGAGGATGGAGGGGATGGTGGCATGTTGATGCCCCGTAAGAGCCGTCTCCCTCTCCACAGCCCTACATCCTCCCTTTCCGCAGCCAGTGACATAGACCTGGACTCTGCCATCgatgtctctgctgccatgctCTCAGCCCAAACCAAGTCCCTGCTAGTACTCTCTCAGTCTGCTCCCTCTAATTCCAGTTTGTTGAGAAGTAACTCGAGTCCTTCCAATACCACCACCCCCTCACTTACCTCAGTTAACACTGTCCTGGAGAACAAGTCCTCCAAGTCCCCTAGTCCATCTGTAGAGCGGATATCCCCCTCAGCCACTTTTAGTAATGCATCTCGTGCTCCTGAGACTATGAGCAAAGTTTCTGCTTCTTTTTATGACCACGATTTGAATTTCTCCACACCCCTTCCTTCGAAAAGCCTCACCCCTCCGCTCTCAACACCTTCACCCCTCCCTGCTGCTGTCTTTATATCTCCACCTTCTTTGCATCCCCAATCAAACACATCCTCACCGTCTCCAGCCTATGCATTGATGATACCATCATACCATGCCCAGAGAGACACCCCCCCTGCTGTGCAGCATCCCCCTGAATCTGAGCCCTCCTTGGATGAGGCACTAGACAAGCTGTTAGCAATGAGTTTTGCACAAAATCACACAAGAGAACATGAGCAGCCACAGCTGATGGAAGCACAGGAGTTGCATGAGGAGCTTATCCTGCCCATGGACAGAAGCGCTGTGCACCCTGACACTTTCACCAGTGCCACCAACAGTGACTCAGTGGACGGAGGCACTGATGGAAACGGCGATCTGGACTGGGCTGACGAGGAGCTGTCCATGTCCTTGCATGATGGACTGGATGGCACCATGACGCCTTACACTGAGAGGCTGTACACAGATGGCAGCATGACCCCACTGACAGAAGCCAGCTGGATGGATGAATCCATGACCCCATCCTCGTGCCCCGGGACCCCTGACGCTGCCCTAGACCTGCCTCTGCTGCAGACTCCCACTATGGACAGAATGTCTGCAACAGGACAT ATAAAGTCAGTGATTAAGCGCACTAAGGAGACTCCCAATGTGCACCCTATGTACCGGGATGGTCATCTACGCAGGAAGATGGGACCCATCATTGTAAACAAGAGCACTTCTCAGGACCGTCTCATAGAGGAGCTTCAGGGTAAGCTTGGAATCGCCCGCTCGGAGCGGCGACGCAAACAGTCTGATGACGGGCTGACTGAGGGTGTTCTCATCATGTCTAAACCTCAGCGTTTCGGCAGTGAGGTTGACAAG ATTATGGCCCAAGGGAAAGGAGGTCTTCCTGGTGGGCCCCCGACACAGGTCAACAAACTGGACAACATGCTTGGTAGCCTGCAGTCTGACCTCAACAAACTGGGGGTGCAGACGGTAGCTAAAGGAGTTTGCGGTGCCTGCTGTAAGCCAATTGTTGGACAG GTGGTGACTGCCATGGGCCGCACATGGCACCCAGAACACTTTGTGTGTACACACTGCCAAGAGGAGATTGGCTCCAGGAACTTTTTTGAGCGAGAAGGACAGCCATACTGTGAGAAAGATTACCATAATCTGTTCTCTCCACGATGCTACTACTGCAACGGGCCCATACTGGAT AAAGTCGTTACGGCGCTGGACAGGACATGGCATCCTGAACACTTCTTCTGCGCTCAGTGTGGATCATTTTTCGGCCCAGAAG GTTTTCATGAAAAGGATGGAAAAGCGTACTGCAGGAAGGATTACTTTGATATGTTTGCACCAAAATGTGGTGGCTGTGCCCGAGCCATTCTGGAGAATTACATCTCGGCGCTCAACTGTCTTTGGCATCCAGAGTGTTTTGTTTGCAGG GAGTGCTTCACCCCGTTTGTGAATGGAAGCTTCTTTGAGCACGATGGCCAACCCTACTGTGAAGTGCACTACCACGAGCGGCGCGGATCCCTCTGCTCTGGCTGTCAGAAGCCCATCACAGGACGCTGTATCACGGCAATGTCCAAGAAGTTCCACCCGGAGCACTTTGTCTGTGCCTTCTGCTTGAAGCAACTCAACAAAGGCACTTTCAAAGAGCAAAACGACAAACCCTACTGCCACGGCTGCTTCATCAAACTGTTCAGTTAA
- the pxnb gene encoding paxillin isoform X2, protein MDDLDALLADLESTTSHISKRPVFLPDETPYSIPTGGHSYQDVSVPPPVPPPPSAEALNGSLTDQTDSHHSSQQSLGSAQKSSWSRDSSSSPLSHIEEDHVYSFPNKQKTSDSSSAAMTSALGSNLSELDRLLLELNAVQQSSPSFPTTEEAAPPLPSCSITHYENGGAPDILVSPPIQEKPKRNGTRLDEPRPSVESLLDELEGSVPSPRPSPRHSDLDTLSQQQARISASCATRELDELMASLSDFKPNSLGSLLDPAGVSSNSDHPPVFFSVTPVASSSLSLSHSPTSPLHSLNSGLELHIDEDGGDGGMLMPRKSRLPLHSPTSSLSAASDIDLDSAIDVSAAMLSAQTKSLLVLSQSAPSNSSLLRSNSSPSNTTTPSLTSVNTVLENKSSKSPSPSVERISPSATFSNASRAPETMSKVSASFYDHDLNFSTPLPSKSLTPPLSTPSPLPAAVFISPPSLHPQSNTSSPSPAYALMIPSYHAQRDTPPAVQHPPESEPSLDEALDKLLAMSFAQNHTREHEQPQLMEAQELHEELILPMDRSAVHPDTFTSATNSDSVDGGTDGNGDLDWADEELSMSLHDGLDGTMTPYTERLYTDGSMTPLTEASWMDESMTPSSCPGTPDAALDLPLLQTPTMDRMSATGHIKSVIKRTKETPNVHPMYRDGHLRRKMGPIIVNKSTSQDRLIEELQGKLGIARSERRRKQSDDGLTEGVLIMSKPQRFGSEVDKIIVPSDSPVPVRKIMAQGKGGLPGGPPTQVNKLDNMLGSLQSDLNKLGVQTVAKGVCGACCKPIVGQVVTAMGRTWHPEHFVCTHCQEEIGSRNFFEREGQPYCEKDYHNLFSPRCYYCNGPILDKVVTALDRTWHPEHFFCAQCGSFFGPEGFHEKDGKAYCRKDYFDMFAPKCGGCARAILENYISALNCLWHPECFVCRECFTPFVNGSFFEHDGQPYCEVHYHERRGSLCSGCQKPITGRCITAMSKKFHPEHFVCAFCLKQLNKGTFKEQNDKPYCHGCFIKLFS, encoded by the exons ACGCGTTGCTGGCAGACCTGGAATCTACAACTTCCCACATCTCAAAACGACCAGTCTTCTTGCCCGACGAGACCCCCTACTCCATCCCTACGGGAGGGCACTCCTATCAAGATGTGTCAGTGCCACCTCCAGTCCCTCCTCCACCCTCCGCTGAAGCTCTGAATGGGTCCCTGACAGATCAGACAGACTCCCACCACTCCTCCCAGCAG tctttagGTTCAGCCCAGAAGAGCTCATGGTCCCGGGACAGTAGCAGTTCTCCATTGTCTCACATTGAAGAGGACCACGTTTATAG TTttccaaacaaacagaaaacgtCCGACTCATCATCGGCAGCCATGACCTCTGCCCTGGGAAGTAACCTCTCGGAGCTTGACAGGCTTCTGCTGGAGCTTAACGCAGTGCAGCAGAGTTCCCCTTCCTTCCCCACCACAG AGGAGGCAGCTCCACCCTTACCATCCTGCAGCATCACCCACTATGAGAACGGCGGCGCCCCTGACATTCTCGTAAGCCCCCCAATTCAGGAGAAACCAAAGAGAAACGGAACAAGACTGGATGAACCCCGACCCAGCGTAGAGAGTCTGCTGGACGAGCTGGAGGGCTCAGTGCCCTCACCCAG GCCCTCCCCTCGACACAGTGATTTGGATACATTGTCTCAACAGCAAGCCAGAATTTCAGCTTCCTGTGCCACCAGAGAGCTAGATGAACTGATGGCCTCTCTGTCTGACTTTAAG CCCAATTCTTTGGGGTCCCTGCTCGACCCAGCAGGGGTGTCTTCCAACTCTGACCATCCTCCAGTCTTCTTCTCCGTTACCCCAGTGGCTTCTTCTTCCCTTAGTCTGTCCCACTCGcccacctctcctctccactcTTTGAATTCTGGTCTAGAGCTGCACATAGATGAGGATGGAGGGGATGGTGGCATGTTGATGCCCCGTAAGAGCCGTCTCCCTCTCCACAGCCCTACATCCTCCCTTTCCGCAGCCAGTGACATAGACCTGGACTCTGCCATCgatgtctctgctgccatgctCTCAGCCCAAACCAAGTCCCTGCTAGTACTCTCTCAGTCTGCTCCCTCTAATTCCAGTTTGTTGAGAAGTAACTCGAGTCCTTCCAATACCACCACCCCCTCACTTACCTCAGTTAACACTGTCCTGGAGAACAAGTCCTCCAAGTCCCCTAGTCCATCTGTAGAGCGGATATCCCCCTCAGCCACTTTTAGTAATGCATCTCGTGCTCCTGAGACTATGAGCAAAGTTTCTGCTTCTTTTTATGACCACGATTTGAATTTCTCCACACCCCTTCCTTCGAAAAGCCTCACCCCTCCGCTCTCAACACCTTCACCCCTCCCTGCTGCTGTCTTTATATCTCCACCTTCTTTGCATCCCCAATCAAACACATCCTCACCGTCTCCAGCCTATGCATTGATGATACCATCATACCATGCCCAGAGAGACACCCCCCCTGCTGTGCAGCATCCCCCTGAATCTGAGCCCTCCTTGGATGAGGCACTAGACAAGCTGTTAGCAATGAGTTTTGCACAAAATCACACAAGAGAACATGAGCAGCCACAGCTGATGGAAGCACAGGAGTTGCATGAGGAGCTTATCCTGCCCATGGACAGAAGCGCTGTGCACCCTGACACTTTCACCAGTGCCACCAACAGTGACTCAGTGGACGGAGGCACTGATGGAAACGGCGATCTGGACTGGGCTGACGAGGAGCTGTCCATGTCCTTGCATGATGGACTGGATGGCACCATGACGCCTTACACTGAGAGGCTGTACACAGATGGCAGCATGACCCCACTGACAGAAGCCAGCTGGATGGATGAATCCATGACCCCATCCTCGTGCCCCGGGACCCCTGACGCTGCCCTAGACCTGCCTCTGCTGCAGACTCCCACTATGGACAGAATGTCTGCAACAGGACAT ATAAAGTCAGTGATTAAGCGCACTAAGGAGACTCCCAATGTGCACCCTATGTACCGGGATGGTCATCTACGCAGGAAGATGGGACCCATCATTGTAAACAAGAGCACTTCTCAGGACCGTCTCATAGAGGAGCTTCAGGGTAAGCTTGGAATCGCCCGCTCGGAGCGGCGACGCAAACAGTCTGATGACGGGCTGACTGAGGGTGTTCTCATCATGTCTAAACCTCAGCGTTTCGGCAGTGAGGTTGACAAG ATCATAGTTCCCTCTGACTCGCCTGTCCCTGTCAGGAAG ATTATGGCCCAAGGGAAAGGAGGTCTTCCTGGTGGGCCCCCGACACAGGTCAACAAACTGGACAACATGCTTGGTAGCCTGCAGTCTGACCTCAACAAACTGGGGGTGCAGACGGTAGCTAAAGGAGTTTGCGGTGCCTGCTGTAAGCCAATTGTTGGACAG GTGGTGACTGCCATGGGCCGCACATGGCACCCAGAACACTTTGTGTGTACACACTGCCAAGAGGAGATTGGCTCCAGGAACTTTTTTGAGCGAGAAGGACAGCCATACTGTGAGAAAGATTACCATAATCTGTTCTCTCCACGATGCTACTACTGCAACGGGCCCATACTGGAT AAAGTCGTTACGGCGCTGGACAGGACATGGCATCCTGAACACTTCTTCTGCGCTCAGTGTGGATCATTTTTCGGCCCAGAAG GTTTTCATGAAAAGGATGGAAAAGCGTACTGCAGGAAGGATTACTTTGATATGTTTGCACCAAAATGTGGTGGCTGTGCCCGAGCCATTCTGGAGAATTACATCTCGGCGCTCAACTGTCTTTGGCATCCAGAGTGTTTTGTTTGCAGG GAGTGCTTCACCCCGTTTGTGAATGGAAGCTTCTTTGAGCACGATGGCCAACCCTACTGTGAAGTGCACTACCACGAGCGGCGCGGATCCCTCTGCTCTGGCTGTCAGAAGCCCATCACAGGACGCTGTATCACGGCAATGTCCAAGAAGTTCCACCCGGAGCACTTTGTCTGTGCCTTCTGCTTGAAGCAACTCAACAAAGGCACTTTCAAAGAGCAAAACGACAAACCCTACTGCCACGGCTGCTTCATCAAACTGTTCAGTTAA